A region of Methanocorpusculum labreanum Z DNA encodes the following proteins:
- the psmB gene encoding archaeal proteasome endopeptidase complex subunit beta, giving the protein MSQEHQDVKTGTTTVGIVFDGGVILATERRATMGNLIASKKAKKVHAITDKIGMTIAGGVGDAQQLVRIINVECNLYEIRRGQKISVGAAATILSNYLNQNRFSPYYVQLLVGGVDTSGPSVYSVDAAGGATLEENFVSTGSGSLTAYGVLEDRFKPNMTEEEAIELAVRALRAAMLRDSASGEGYNVVIITQEKFEYLPEDKIAGYLPPAK; this is encoded by the coding sequence ATGTCACAAGAACACCAGGACGTTAAAACGGGAACCACCACAGTGGGTATTGTATTCGATGGCGGCGTCATCCTTGCTACCGAGAGGCGGGCAACGATGGGTAACTTGATCGCCAGCAAGAAAGCAAAGAAAGTACATGCCATCACTGATAAGATCGGTATGACAATCGCCGGTGGGGTTGGGGATGCCCAGCAGCTTGTCAGAATCATCAATGTCGAATGCAACCTCTACGAGATCCGCAGAGGTCAGAAGATCAGTGTCGGGGCGGCAGCAACGATCCTTTCCAATTATCTGAACCAGAATCGCTTTTCACCATACTACGTTCAGCTTCTTGTCGGTGGTGTCGATACCAGCGGTCCTTCCGTATACTCCGTAGATGCGGCCGGCGGAGCAACGCTTGAAGAGAACTTTGTCTCGACGGGATCTGGATCGCTGACAGCCTACGGTGTCTTAGAGGATCGGTTCAAACCCAATATGACCGAGGAGGAAGCAATCGAACTAGCCGTACGTGCACTTCGCGCAGCAATGCTTCGTGACTCGGCTTCCGGAGAGGGATACAATGTGGTGATAATAACCCAGGAGAAGTTCGAATATCTTCCTGAGGATAAAATAGCCGGGTATCTGCCCCCGGCAAAATAA
- a CDS encoding nicotinamide-nucleotide adenylyltransferase, producing the protein MRRGLYVGRFQPFHNGHKAVIDGLAEEVDELIIGIGSADISHDIRHPFTAGERVLMITRALNGLKIPFYVIPLEDVKRNALWVAHVKSMVPPFDTVYTSNPLVIQLFKEAGIPVLSPPMYLRESLSGTAVRKKMYHGEAWEEYVPKEVVSVVGEIHGIERMQQISKSD; encoded by the coding sequence ATGAGGCGCGGTTTATACGTTGGACGGTTCCAGCCATTTCACAACGGTCATAAAGCAGTGATCGACGGCCTCGCAGAAGAAGTGGATGAACTCATCATCGGCATCGGCAGTGCGGATATCAGCCATGATATCAGGCATCCGTTTACCGCAGGCGAACGGGTACTGATGATCACCCGGGCACTGAATGGATTAAAAATCCCGTTCTACGTCATCCCCCTAGAAGATGTGAAAAGAAATGCCCTGTGGGTCGCCCACGTAAAATCCATGGTCCCGCCCTTTGATACGGTATACACCTCCAACCCCTTAGTGATCCAGCTTTTCAAAGAAGCGGGCATCCCGGTGCTTTCCCCTCCGATGTATCTGCGGGAGAGTCTATCGGGAACGGCTGTTCGGAAAAAAATGTATCATGGGGAAGCATGGGAAGAGTATGTGCCAAAGGAAGTTGTCTCTGTTGTTGGAGAGATACATGGGATCGAACGCATGCAGCAGATTTCAAAAAGCGACTGA
- the larB gene encoding nickel pincer cofactor biosynthesis protein LarB: protein MTEHPQVSDILNQVKDGILDPATAEKRLTALAVTRVGDVANLDMERCSRCGMPEVVLAEGKDTESLVKIMHSYVLASGRCIASRITADQIKAVCKDLPMGVAAEIREPGSVLILSDGTLPTPSGGTVGIVTAGTSDIQVAEEARAIAEEMGAKVLTTFDVGVAGIHRLIPALEKLREADVYVVCAGREGTLPSVVAGLVDKPVIGVPVSTGYGYMGQGAAALASMLQSCAVITVVNIDAGFTAGAFAARIAALIGGKK, encoded by the coding sequence ATGACTGAACATCCGCAGGTTTCTGACATCCTCAATCAGGTAAAGGACGGAATACTTGACCCGGCGACTGCAGAAAAGAGGCTGACGGCCCTGGCAGTAACCCGGGTCGGCGATGTGGCAAATTTGGATATGGAACGGTGCAGCCGATGCGGGATGCCCGAGGTTGTTCTGGCCGAAGGGAAGGATACCGAATCGCTCGTAAAAATCATGCATAGTTATGTGCTGGCGTCCGGGCGATGCATCGCATCACGCATAACAGCTGATCAGATAAAAGCAGTGTGCAAAGATCTCCCAATGGGAGTTGCCGCTGAAATCAGGGAACCGGGAAGTGTTCTGATTCTGTCTGACGGCACGCTACCCACCCCATCGGGCGGCACCGTCGGCATCGTGACGGCGGGAACTTCCGACATCCAGGTAGCCGAAGAGGCACGGGCAATTGCAGAAGAAATGGGAGCTAAAGTCCTCACAACATTCGATGTGGGGGTTGCCGGCATCCACCGGCTGATCCCTGCTTTAGAAAAACTGCGGGAGGCGGATGTGTATGTGGTCTGTGCCGGGAGAGAAGGAACTCTTCCTTCCGTAGTTGCGGGCCTCGTCGACAAACCGGTGATCGGCGTTCCAGTAAGTACCGGATACGGATATATGGGGCAGGGGGCGGCGGCTCTCGCCAGCATGCTCCAGTCGTGTGCTGTAATTACGGTCGTCAACATCGACGCAGGTTTTACCGCAGGAGCATTCGCCGCCAGGATCGCGGCACTTATCGGAGGGAAAAAATGA
- a CDS encoding segregation/condensation protein A encodes MAEEIPDGKLEEPVEILYQLAKRGEIDPWNIDIVAVTERFLTELERRRELDLMISGRTIFYASVLLRMKSELLDGLEDDGGCDEDISEEGLDPFSEDDVITERALGPIELLEREIDRRLKRKDARKRPVTLYELIKQLKLAEKAERRRQRRRRCIDSEDELFEEPDADEVVGIAHDEDYERMAGRIYALVETHPDARDPGVSLHELALTLHWPVYFVYLPCLFLVQSGRVDLEQDEFFGDLWVVIQDGYTEKS; translated from the coding sequence ATGGCTGAAGAAATTCCTGACGGAAAACTCGAAGAGCCGGTCGAAATTCTGTATCAGCTCGCAAAACGCGGCGAGATCGATCCGTGGAATATCGATATCGTCGCGGTGACAGAACGGTTTTTGACTGAACTTGAACGCAGGCGCGAACTTGATCTGATGATCTCGGGTCGGACGATATTCTATGCGTCGGTTCTGCTTCGGATGAAGTCCGAGCTGCTTGACGGTCTGGAGGATGACGGGGGGTGTGATGAAGATATTTCCGAGGAAGGGTTGGATCCTTTCTCGGAAGATGATGTGATCACGGAACGTGCGCTCGGCCCGATCGAACTTCTTGAGCGCGAGATCGACCGCAGACTCAAGCGGAAGGATGCGCGGAAGCGTCCGGTCACCCTTTACGAACTGATCAAACAGCTCAAACTTGCGGAGAAGGCGGAGCGAAGACGGCAGAGAAGGCGGCGGTGTATCGATTCAGAGGATGAATTATTCGAGGAACCGGATGCCGACGAGGTTGTGGGAATTGCGCATGATGAGGATTACGAACGTATGGCCGGGCGGATTTATGCTCTCGTTGAGACGCATCCGGATGCGCGTGACCCGGGGGTTTCCCTGCATGAACTGGCGTTAACTCTCCACTGGCCGGTGTATTTTGTGTATCTCCCCTGTCTTTTTCTTGTTCAGAGCGGCAGGGTCGATCTTGAGCAGGATGAGTTTTTCGGTGATCTTTGGGTGGTGATTCAGGATGGCTATACAGAGAAGAGTTAA
- the smc gene encoding chromosome segregation protein SMC, which translates to MHIVQVDIDNFKSFSRKTKIPFYEGFTVISGPNGSGKSNIIDSILFVLSLSTSRTLRAEKLTDFINTMSGKNTAEVTLTFSDETKIRRRIKRTANGYYSYYYLNEKTCSQTEILEYLAKRGIKPHGYNVVMQGDISRIMDMSDLERRRIIDEIAGVAEFDDKKEQALVELEQVRASIDREEILLASYAKQLEELADAREDAVKYQKLQAELDYLKAAKQIVRLQDLERELGLIAHSRSEQEEKRAGIRNDISLQENEKNSRLEEVREIDKEISHKQGPAYMRIIGGIEAEKGNIRVAEETIIRRKKEKESNLAEMNRLYLDLQKNQNTLNDKIRESQTLQIDKANLAMELEAQKKTLEKAHELVSKCSRDSKGAQAELVDLMRQVEEKKEVRGSIVVQRDGIIERSRVRAQELEKLQREQGSLAEERSEKQAEIDSLEHDLLDARKNKGILDKQIGETERAMLGARKALEPLREEIARLTKKQMQIEAQQQASGASDRTISAILGMDGVFGTVSSLGKVIDSAYAVALNIAAGGRLNNVVVDSDQTAANVIRYLKDERLGRLTLLPLNKMKPQPPLPPLAGNGVVDYAINLIDFDPEYRDAFNLVFGQTVVVETLDAGRRLMGRYRMVTLEGELLERGGAMTGGSIRKDLRGFGVAVGRESADISAKLADLRNDESDLVAAEARHRSVAEGLRAERNESDSAIVKFELKISDCNRILDKIADDEIRASRLLEETDRDKKETANQVAELETRVDALSDELEVLNQRVSELRSVLNEDEFNLLTDKLQKAQSSYNDTSRRYENKVNDLSGLNLERQHFKQNVEQITRERTTLEGKNVSIDQEIADCYAAIDTAKSAITAFEDEMKAFTGEIEQLTEERNKAQHAADEAQLRIVTLQGDEERCNVQISAFDEKSASLALEMSEIKGSISEEIVCDLCMDEILDRVATTERAVRKLGNVNMRAIEQYDEVQKRSIERTEKKETLSRERQALLDKIDSFKQMKFDAFMNAYSAINLHFQDIYSRLNEGAGHLVLDDIEDPFQGGMTFEVSPRGKEVTRLNMMSGGEKSLTTLSFIFAIQQYMPAPFYALDEVDSNLDGVNVERLSQMVRDICTKSQFVIVSHRKPMIEAADRMVGVTLRMSDKSTLVTGVKVNG; encoded by the coding sequence GTGCACATTGTCCAGGTTGACATCGACAACTTCAAGTCTTTTTCCAGAAAGACAAAAATTCCCTTTTATGAAGGATTTACTGTAATATCCGGGCCGAACGGTTCGGGAAAAAGCAACATCATCGACTCTATCCTTTTCGTTCTATCTTTATCCACCTCACGCACCCTTCGCGCCGAAAAACTCACGGATTTCATCAATACCATGTCTGGAAAAAATACCGCCGAGGTCACCCTCACCTTTTCGGACGAGACAAAAATCCGCCGGAGGATCAAACGGACCGCAAACGGATATTACAGTTATTATTATCTCAATGAAAAGACCTGTTCCCAAACCGAAATCCTGGAGTATCTTGCAAAACGCGGGATCAAGCCGCACGGATACAATGTCGTGATGCAGGGAGATATCTCCCGCATCATGGATATGAGCGATCTGGAACGCAGACGGATCATCGATGAGATCGCGGGGGTTGCGGAGTTCGATGATAAAAAAGAACAGGCTCTCGTGGAACTCGAGCAGGTTCGCGCCAGTATCGACCGCGAAGAGATCCTTCTTGCTTCATACGCCAAACAACTGGAGGAACTCGCTGATGCCAGAGAAGATGCGGTAAAATATCAGAAGCTTCAGGCGGAACTCGATTATCTCAAAGCCGCAAAACAGATCGTCAGGCTTCAGGATCTTGAGCGCGAACTCGGGTTGATCGCCCATTCGAGGTCCGAGCAGGAAGAGAAACGTGCAGGTATCCGTAACGACATCTCTCTTCAGGAAAACGAGAAAAATTCCCGTCTCGAGGAAGTTCGCGAGATCGATAAGGAGATCAGTCACAAACAGGGTCCCGCCTATATGCGGATCATTGGGGGCATTGAGGCAGAAAAAGGAAACATCCGTGTTGCCGAGGAGACCATCATCCGCAGGAAAAAAGAGAAAGAGAGCAACCTTGCCGAGATGAACCGCCTGTATCTCGATCTCCAGAAAAACCAGAACACGCTCAACGATAAGATCCGGGAATCACAGACGCTGCAGATCGACAAAGCGAATCTGGCGATGGAACTCGAGGCCCAGAAAAAAACTCTCGAGAAAGCCCACGAGCTTGTCAGTAAATGCAGCCGGGATTCAAAAGGGGCTCAGGCCGAACTGGTCGATCTTATGCGGCAGGTCGAGGAGAAAAAGGAGGTACGCGGTTCGATCGTCGTTCAAAGGGATGGGATTATCGAACGGAGCCGTGTTCGGGCACAGGAACTGGAAAAGCTTCAGAGGGAGCAGGGTTCTCTCGCGGAAGAACGTTCCGAGAAGCAGGCCGAGATCGACTCGCTCGAACACGATCTTTTGGATGCCAGGAAAAACAAAGGGATCCTCGATAAACAGATCGGCGAGACCGAGCGGGCGATGCTTGGCGCACGTAAAGCTCTGGAACCTCTCAGAGAAGAAATCGCCAGGCTGACGAAAAAGCAGATGCAGATCGAAGCCCAGCAGCAGGCATCCGGCGCTTCGGACCGGACCATTTCGGCTATTCTTGGTATGGACGGCGTATTTGGGACCGTTTCGAGTCTTGGAAAAGTGATCGACTCCGCATATGCCGTAGCGTTAAACATAGCGGCGGGCGGGCGGCTCAACAACGTTGTTGTCGACTCCGATCAGACTGCGGCAAATGTTATCCGCTATCTGAAAGATGAACGGCTTGGTCGCCTGACGCTTCTTCCGCTGAACAAGATGAAGCCTCAACCTCCTCTTCCCCCGCTCGCCGGCAACGGGGTTGTGGATTATGCGATCAATTTGATCGACTTCGATCCGGAATACCGGGATGCTTTCAATTTAGTTTTTGGTCAGACGGTGGTCGTCGAGACGCTGGATGCCGGCCGGCGGCTCATGGGAAGATACCGGATGGTGACGTTGGAAGGCGAACTTCTCGAAAGAGGCGGGGCCATGACCGGCGGTTCGATCCGGAAAGATCTTCGCGGGTTCGGTGTTGCCGTCGGCCGCGAGTCTGCGGATATTTCTGCAAAACTTGCCGATCTGCGTAATGATGAATCCGATCTTGTGGCAGCTGAAGCACGCCACCGATCGGTTGCCGAAGGTCTTCGCGCCGAACGAAACGAGTCTGATTCGGCGATCGTTAAATTCGAATTAAAAATCAGTGACTGTAATCGGATCCTCGATAAGATCGCGGACGATGAGATTCGGGCATCACGTCTTCTGGAAGAAACGGATCGCGATAAAAAAGAGACGGCAAATCAGGTGGCCGAACTCGAGACGCGTGTGGACGCTCTGTCCGATGAACTCGAGGTCCTGAATCAGCGGGTGAGCGAACTGCGCTCTGTCCTGAATGAGGATGAGTTCAATCTGCTCACCGATAAACTGCAGAAAGCCCAGTCGAGTTACAATGATACGTCCCGCCGGTATGAGAACAAAGTGAACGACCTTTCCGGTCTGAATCTCGAACGTCAGCATTTCAAACAAAATGTTGAGCAGATAACCCGGGAGCGTACCACTCTGGAGGGAAAAAATGTCTCGATCGATCAGGAGATTGCTGATTGTTATGCCGCGATCGATACGGCAAAATCCGCGATCACTGCGTTCGAGGATGAGATGAAGGCTTTCACCGGTGAGATCGAACAGCTGACCGAGGAACGGAACAAAGCTCAGCATGCGGCGGATGAAGCGCAGCTGCGGATCGTGACTTTGCAGGGTGACGAGGAGAGATGCAATGTGCAGATCTCCGCATTTGATGAAAAATCCGCCTCTCTTGCGTTGGAGATGTCCGAGATCAAGGGTTCGATCAGTGAGGAAATCGTCTGCGATCTCTGCATGGACGAGATCCTCGATCGCGTCGCAACAACCGAGCGTGCCGTCAGAAAACTTGGCAACGTGAATATGCGTGCCATCGAGCAGTATGATGAGGTCCAGAAACGTTCCATTGAGCGGACCGAAAAGAAGGAGACGCTTTCCCGCGAACGTCAGGCACTTCTCGATAAGATCGATAGTTTCAAGCAGATGAAGTTTGATGCGTTCATGAATGCCTACTCGGCAATCAACCTGCATTTCCAGGATATCTACTCCCGTCTGAACGAAGGTGCCGGTCATCTGGTTCTGGATGATATTGAGGATCCTTTCCAAGGGGGCATGACGTTTGAGGTCTCGCCGCGTGGAAAGGAAGTAACCCGGCTGAATATGATGTCTGGGGGGGAGAAGTCTCTTACGACCCTTTCGTTTATTTTTGCGATCCAGCAGTACATGCCGGCGCCCTTTTATGCGCTGGATGAGGTGGATTCCAATCTGGACGGGGTGAATGTGGAGCGTTTGTCCCAGATGGTCCGCGATATCTGTACGAAAAGTCAGTTCGTGATCGTTTCGCACAGAAAACCGATGATCGAAGCGGCGGACCGGATGGTGGGCGTGACTCTGCGTATGAGCGATAAGAGTACGCTTGTGACTGGTGTGAAGGTGAATGGCTGA
- a CDS encoding beta-CASP ribonuclease aCPSF1, which yields MQVEDRLKELKVTINKKVPRGVTVTDVEFEGPEMVIYTDDPKRFAEDHDLIKTLARDLRKRIVVRPNILGDTEEAYDMIKAVVPESAGITDIFFDTDTGEVLIEAEKPGVVIGKNGSTLRDITMKTGWTPKAARTPPIPSVTIKQVRQYLRESRDERKEFLRKCGKRIHRDSIYTGRDHDQWLRLTTLGCCRQVGRAAFLLSTPESKVLIDCGESPGATGAASSPYLNVPEIYPFTNLDAVVLTHAHLDHSAFIPLLYRYGYDGPVYTTPATRDLATMLQLDYLDVNNKEDRAPPYSSNEIREFVKHTIALGYGDVTDIAPDMKLTLHNAGHILGSAIAHFNVGNGVYNVAFTGDLFYGKSRLFNPAVSQFPRLESLVIESTYGGSDDFSPSRVEAEERLYEVINETLGRGGKVLIPAFAVGRSQELMLAIEEGMRNNRIPKCKVYLDGMIKEATAMHTAYPEYLNTDLRNLIFRDNYNPFLADCFEQVDSYDKRQQVIFSEDPCVIISTSGMMNGGPVIEYLSNLAESPKNMIVFVGYQAEGTYGRRIQKGWREVPIGKRGTIVINMEIQTVEGFSGHADRKQLMNYVQYVQPKPERVFTIHGEESKTIDFASSIYKKFHIQTVAPQNLETYRMV from the coding sequence ATGCAGGTTGAAGACAGACTCAAAGAACTCAAAGTAACTATTAATAAAAAAGTTCCTCGTGGAGTTACCGTAACGGATGTTGAATTTGAAGGCCCGGAGATGGTCATCTATACTGATGATCCGAAAAGGTTTGCCGAGGATCATGACCTGATCAAAACGCTTGCCCGCGATTTACGCAAACGTATCGTTGTCCGCCCCAATATTCTTGGAGATACCGAAGAGGCCTATGATATGATCAAGGCAGTTGTGCCTGAATCAGCAGGGATCACGGATATTTTCTTCGATACTGATACGGGAGAGGTCCTGATCGAGGCTGAAAAGCCGGGCGTCGTTATCGGGAAGAACGGCTCTACGCTTCGCGACATCACCATGAAGACAGGATGGACGCCGAAGGCTGCGAGAACCCCGCCGATTCCCTCCGTGACGATCAAACAGGTTCGTCAGTATCTTCGTGAATCCCGTGACGAGAGAAAGGAGTTTCTCCGTAAATGCGGGAAGCGGATCCACCGGGATTCCATCTATACCGGCCGCGATCACGATCAGTGGCTTCGTCTGACCACGCTCGGGTGCTGCCGTCAGGTCGGTCGTGCGGCGTTTCTTTTGAGCACGCCGGAAAGCAAAGTCCTGATCGACTGCGGGGAATCCCCCGGAGCAACCGGCGCTGCCTCTTCGCCGTATCTGAACGTCCCTGAAATCTATCCGTTCACGAATCTTGACGCCGTCGTTTTGACCCATGCTCATCTTGATCACTCTGCATTTATCCCGCTGTTATACAGATACGGATACGACGGGCCTGTCTATACAACCCCCGCCACCCGCGATCTTGCGACGATGCTTCAGCTGGATTATCTGGATGTGAACAACAAAGAGGACCGTGCTCCGCCGTACTCTTCGAACGAGATCCGTGAATTCGTGAAGCATACCATAGCCCTCGGCTACGGCGACGTAACCGACATCGCCCCCGACATGAAACTCACCCTGCACAACGCCGGCCATATTCTCGGCTCCGCCATCGCCCACTTCAATGTAGGAAACGGCGTGTACAACGTTGCCTTTACCGGCGATCTGTTCTACGGGAAGAGCCGCCTCTTTAACCCGGCAGTCTCCCAGTTCCCGCGGCTGGAGTCTCTCGTTATCGAGAGTACCTACGGAGGTTCGGATGACTTTTCTCCTTCAAGAGTCGAGGCGGAAGAGCGGCTGTATGAGGTCATCAACGAAACGCTCGGCCGCGGCGGAAAAGTTCTGATCCCGGCATTTGCCGTCGGACGATCCCAGGAACTGATGCTCGCCATCGAAGAGGGTATGAGAAACAACCGGATCCCAAAATGCAAGGTCTATCTTGACGGAATGATCAAGGAAGCAACCGCGATGCACACGGCTTACCCAGAGTATCTCAACACCGACCTTCGCAATCTTATCTTCCGTGACAACTATAATCCGTTCCTTGCCGACTGTTTCGAACAGGTCGATTCCTACGACAAACGTCAGCAGGTCATCTTCTCGGAAGATCCCTGTGTCATCATCTCCACGAGCGGTATGATGAACGGCGGTCCGGTGATCGAATATTTAAGCAACCTTGCCGAGTCTCCGAAGAATATGATCGTCTTTGTTGGATATCAGGCTGAAGGAACCTACGGACGCCGTATCCAGAAAGGCTGGCGTGAAGTGCCGATCGGCAAACGCGGCACGATCGTTATCAATATGGAGATCCAGACCGTGGAAGGATTTTCAGGTCACGCCGACCGAAAACAGCTGATGAATTACGTCCAGTACGTTCAGCCGAAACCCGAGCGTGTCTTTACGATCCATGGCGAAGAGTCCAAGACAATCGACTTTGCCAGTTCCATCTATAAGAAATTCCATATCCAAACCGTGGCCCCCCAGAATCTCGAGACCTACCGGATGGTCTGA
- a CDS encoding MBL fold metallo-hydrolase, with amino-acid sequence MKVTALGTGDVVGTPKIGCECPICREAKEMGKQRLRTSLLVEHKGRHLLIDTGPDMRAQLLAADSPRIDAVIWTHGHYDHFMGFGDFYRVQREPISVYGAPEVLAYCGGIFCFIRHEEHSVKPFEPIDICGMEVTLFPVVHDTPTYGVRITADGKTFVYSCDTRAELSEASLEQMKGADLLLLDGIFPPGVNISKHMNIEDAERLAENLAPKEFWCVHMSHKIPWDYEHAAFDMQSWTL; translated from the coding sequence ATGAAGGTGACGGCGCTTGGAACCGGAGACGTTGTCGGCACGCCGAAAATCGGATGTGAGTGTCCAATCTGCCGTGAAGCAAAGGAAATGGGAAAACAACGGCTTCGAACTTCGCTGTTAGTTGAGCACAAAGGCCGCCATCTCTTAATTGACACAGGACCGGATATGCGTGCTCAACTGCTGGCCGCCGACTCCCCGCGAATCGACGCCGTCATCTGGACCCATGGACATTATGATCATTTCATGGGGTTCGGCGACTTTTACCGGGTCCAGCGGGAACCGATCTCGGTTTACGGGGCACCCGAGGTGCTGGCGTACTGCGGGGGGATATTTTGTTTCATCCGTCACGAAGAACACTCGGTCAAACCGTTTGAACCAATCGATATCTGCGGGATGGAAGTAACACTCTTTCCCGTCGTTCACGACACTCCGACCTACGGTGTTCGGATCACTGCCGACGGCAAAACGTTCGTCTACTCCTGCGATACACGTGCCGAACTTTCCGAAGCTTCGCTTGAGCAGATGAAAGGCGCTGATCTTTTACTGCTCGACGGCATATTCCCGCCGGGAGTCAACATCTCCAAACACATGAACATTGAGGATGCCGAAAGACTTGCCGAAAATCTGGCTCCAAAAGAGTTCTGGTGCGTTCATATGAGTCATAAAATACCCTGGGACTATGAGCATGCCGCTTTTGACATGCAGTCCTGGACTCTGTAA
- a CDS encoding ATP-binding protein, with translation MDSISIDPGLLQLTEIVLTAEVVNTNPALEVNDLPVAIRQMFCTESPGVIARPVMIKEGVLKSYLPNLPARRIIQDEKNSYLLCNDLGQFSVTAFSPALKWYFRHVGPAKLMQNPALTLALETAGETEVNYKKARENIPLFEDTTAYLTGKLAAITDKSESFKEAADLVVPYAPEEIEFSLSDLVCTPDQLGIVRKVQISLENQDFLRSHRIYELGRILLVGPPGTGKTSFALALSRSVHMPVLEVRLSMITSQYLGETSKNIDRIFDLAKKIAPCILFIDEFDYIAKTRISDDNGTMKRGVNTLLKCIDHINLIKDKVLLIGATNHAGMLDEAAWRRFDEVVTFTLPDAGMREAILNHVASDIPCTIDFTTLAARTEGFSGADLRMMLTEAIVSALLSGRKEINEADVNAGMELVNRRNLVRSGCT, from the coding sequence ATGGATTCAATATCAATAGACCCGGGACTTCTGCAGTTGACCGAAATTGTCCTTACTGCTGAAGTGGTGAACACTAATCCTGCGTTAGAGGTCAATGACCTCCCCGTAGCCATCAGGCAGATGTTCTGTACCGAATCTCCCGGAGTCATCGCCCGGCCGGTTATGATAAAGGAGGGCGTGTTAAAATCCTATCTCCCGAATCTACCCGCCCGCCGCATAATTCAGGACGAGAAAAACTCCTATCTCTTATGCAACGATCTCGGGCAGTTTTCAGTCACTGCCTTTTCTCCGGCGCTGAAATGGTACTTCCGGCATGTAGGTCCTGCAAAACTTATGCAGAATCCTGCACTTACTCTTGCTCTGGAGACTGCAGGAGAAACCGAGGTCAACTACAAAAAAGCCCGGGAAAACATCCCGCTCTTTGAAGATACGACCGCATATCTGACCGGAAAACTGGCCGCGATAACGGATAAATCGGAGTCGTTCAAAGAAGCGGCCGATCTTGTGGTCCCGTATGCCCCGGAAGAGATCGAGTTCTCTCTCTCAGATCTCGTCTGTACCCCCGATCAGCTCGGCATTGTCAGAAAAGTTCAGATCTCTCTTGAAAATCAGGATTTCCTGAGAAGCCACCGTATCTATGAACTCGGAAGGATCCTTCTGGTAGGTCCGCCAGGAACCGGTAAAACCTCGTTTGCCCTCGCGTTATCGCGTTCGGTCCACATGCCGGTTCTCGAGGTCCGTCTTTCGATGATCACTTCCCAGTATCTCGGCGAGACGTCGAAGAACATTGACCGGATATTCGATCTTGCAAAGAAGATCGCACCGTGTATTCTTTTCATCGATGAATTCGATTACATTGCCAAGACCCGTATCTCCGATGACAACGGCACGATGAAACGCGGGGTTAATACCCTTCTCAAATGTATCGACCACATCAATCTGATCAAAGACAAGGTTCTGCTGATCGGTGCTACAAACCATGCCGGCATGCTCGATGAGGCCGCCTGGCGCCGGTTCGATGAGGTCGTCACCTTCACCCTTCCCGATGCAGGCATGCGGGAAGCGATCCTGAATCATGTTGCCTCCGACATTCCCTGCACGATCGACTTCACGACGCTTGCGGCACGGACTGAGGGTTTTTCGGGAGCCGATCTGCGTATGATGCTTACAGAAGCGATCGTCTCGGCTCTTCTTTCCGGAAGAAAGGAGATCAACGAAGCCGACGTGAATGCAGGAATGGAACTGGTCAACCGGAGAAATCTGGTTCGCAGCGGGTGCACCTGA
- a CDS encoding ferritin family protein, whose protein sequence is MPDFGNPFAGLKENRKLTHEELVRAIRFMISAEYEAIQLYQQLAESIDNKLAIEVLEDIANEEKVHAGEFLRLLHELDPKESSYYQEGAEEVEAEIKKFRG, encoded by the coding sequence ATGCCAGACTTTGGAAATCCCTTTGCCGGATTAAAAGAAAACCGGAAACTTACGCATGAAGAACTCGTACGTGCAATCCGTTTTATGATCTCGGCAGAATACGAAGCAATCCAACTTTATCAGCAGCTTGCCGAATCCATCGACAACAAACTTGCGATTGAGGTTCTTGAAGACATTGCGAATGAAGAGAAAGTCCATGCAGGTGAGTTTCTCCGATTACTGCACGAACTCGATCCGAAAGAATCCAGTTATTATCAGGAAGGAGCTGAGGAAGTCGAGGCTGAGATTAAGAAATTCAGGGGATAA